A window of Chthoniobacterales bacterium contains these coding sequences:
- a CDS encoding YajQ family cyclic di-GMP-binding protein: MPTFDVVSEVDKQEILNALDQARKELATRFDFKGSSAKIDFTKENVIELSAEDGSRLKGLHDIVVGKLAKRNVDLRNIDRQDPVISPLGHAKQDLVVKQGLDGEKAKEISKAIKANQPKVQSTLQERQIRVTGKSRDDLQGVIAFLRSKDFEVSLAFKNFRD, from the coding sequence ATGCCTACTTTTGACGTGGTCTCCGAGGTCGATAAACAGGAAATTCTCAACGCCCTCGACCAGGCGCGCAAGGAACTGGCCACGCGCTTCGACTTCAAGGGCAGTTCGGCGAAGATCGATTTCACCAAGGAAAACGTCATCGAGCTTTCGGCGGAGGACGGGTCGCGGCTGAAAGGGTTGCACGACATCGTGGTCGGCAAACTGGCCAAACGAAACGTCGATCTGCGCAACATCGACCGCCAGGACCCGGTCATTTCTCCGCTCGGGCACGCGAAGCAGGACTTGGTGGTGAAACAGGGGCTCGACGGCGAGAAGGCCAAGGAAATTTCCAAGGCGATCAAGGCGAATCAGCCCAAGGTCCAGAGCACATTGCAAGAGCGGCAGATCCGGGTAACGGGCAAAAGCCGCGACGATTTGCAGGGCGTGATTGCGTTTTTGCGGAGCAAGGACTTCGAGGTGTCGCTCGCCTTTAAAAACTTCCGCGACTGA
- a CDS encoding SpoIIE family protein phosphatase has product MSSKKDTPVSISVGIAHPFPTFARRVRELLAFSSRDVAFHTTRFATLDEVIDAAANKQIDVVLLSLDLEDRVGLSAFDELHTQTPEVPIITLEKSVAQFGFTAVEQGAQDYLTEDALTTELLEKSIRCAIVHHGRRNEARQHVDLFDNLLENIPEHIYFKDRKSRFIRVNRSMAESFQLKDPKDIIGKTDFHFFTWEHAQPAFDDEQMLISKQLPAIQKTERETFADGRVAWVLTTKMPLRSRNGRIVGTFGISHDITKLQEMEQALEAERNHLKITTAELMKKEMQMASNLALAREIQLALLPRQYPKFPPQATAETSLLHFDHRYIPEQAVGGDFFTIFTVSPTKAGVLICDVMGHGPSAALVTAIVRTLCEDLRQVSHSPSEFLGGLNTGLKRLLQRVEDPMLCTGFYLTVDSETGAVEFCSAGHPSPIHIDRANGRAALLTSYDPSHGPILGLLESARYPTCRFHLESGDAILLFTDGVFEVSCGDGEEYGPQRLLETVSSKVGLETASLMDAVLDDVITNAEVGFEDDVCMVSVERR; this is encoded by the coding sequence ATGTCGTCTAAAAAAGATACCCCTGTCTCGATTTCCGTCGGCATTGCTCATCCGTTTCCTACATTTGCCCGGCGCGTGCGCGAGTTGCTGGCGTTCTCCAGCCGCGATGTCGCCTTTCACACCACCCGTTTCGCCACGCTCGACGAGGTGATCGACGCGGCGGCCAACAAGCAAATCGACGTCGTGCTCCTCAGCTTGGACTTGGAGGATCGCGTCGGACTGAGCGCCTTCGACGAATTGCACACGCAGACACCCGAAGTGCCGATCATTACGCTGGAAAAAAGCGTGGCGCAGTTTGGGTTCACCGCCGTCGAGCAGGGCGCACAGGATTATCTGACCGAGGACGCGCTGACCACCGAATTGCTGGAGAAATCCATCCGCTGCGCCATCGTGCATCATGGCCGGCGCAATGAGGCCCGCCAGCACGTCGATCTCTTCGACAACCTGCTGGAAAACATCCCCGAGCACATCTATTTCAAGGACCGCAAAAGCCGGTTCATCCGCGTCAATCGCTCCATGGCGGAGAGTTTCCAGTTGAAAGATCCGAAGGACATCATCGGCAAGACCGACTTCCATTTTTTCACCTGGGAACACGCCCAGCCAGCCTTCGACGACGAGCAAATGCTCATCAGCAAACAGCTCCCGGCCATTCAAAAAACCGAGCGCGAAACCTTCGCCGACGGTCGCGTCGCCTGGGTGTTGACCACGAAAATGCCGCTTCGCTCCCGCAACGGACGCATCGTCGGGACGTTTGGCATTTCCCACGACATTACCAAGCTTCAGGAAATGGAGCAGGCGCTGGAAGCCGAGCGCAATCACCTGAAAATCACCACGGCGGAGCTGATGAAAAAGGAGATGCAGATGGCCTCCAATCTGGCTCTCGCGAGAGAAATCCAACTCGCCTTGCTGCCCCGGCAATATCCGAAATTTCCCCCGCAGGCGACGGCGGAAACCAGCCTGCTGCACTTCGATCACCGCTACATTCCCGAGCAGGCGGTCGGCGGCGATTTCTTTACGATCTTCACCGTTTCCCCGACCAAGGCGGGCGTGCTGATTTGCGATGTGATGGGCCACGGCCCGAGCGCGGCGCTGGTGACGGCGATCGTGCGCACGCTTTGCGAGGATTTGCGGCAGGTGTCGCACAGCCCGAGCGAGTTTTTGGGCGGGCTCAATACGGGTCTGAAAAGACTCCTCCAGCGGGTGGAGGACCCCATGCTCTGCACGGGATTTTACCTCACGGTGGACTCGGAAACGGGAGCCGTGGAGTTCTGTAGCGCGGGCCATCCGAGTCCCATTCATATCGACCGGGCAAACGGACGGGCAGCGCTCTTGACCAGCTACGATCCGAGTCACGGTCCCATCTTGGGGCTGCTGGAAAGCGCGCGTTATCCGACGTGTCGATTCCACTTGGAGTCGGGCGACGCGATCCTGCTTTTCACCGATGGCGTGTTTGAGGTTTCCTGCGGCGACGGAGAGGAATACGGCCCGCAAAGATTGCTGGAAACGGTCAGTTCCAAGGTCGGATTGGAGACTGCCAGCCTGATGGATGCCGTGCTGGACGACGTGATCACGAATGCGGAGGTCGGCTTCGAGGACGACGTTTGCATGGTGAGCGTGGAGCGGCGCTAG
- a CDS encoding polyribonucleotide nucleotidyltransferase: protein MSQAPHQVTALVGANPITIETGKIAKLADGAVIVRSGETIVMVSAVSATSIKEGQDFFPLTVDYREKAAAVGKFPGGYFKREGRPSEKEILTARMTDRPLRPLFPKNYFYDTQIITILLSADGEVDPDMLSINGASAALMVSDIPFAGPIGAVRVGRVGGEFVVNPTNGEMLESDLDLVYVGTLNDVIMIEGAASEMPEDDFIKALEFAHIEAAKLCQAQIELARIAGKPKRAVKLLEVKDDLLEIAYSVAGDRIEAALYTPSKVARGVAVGALKTEVTAAILEKYPEAGKFEIGQAFDYLQKKAFRKSILERKTRCDGRDLVSIRTLSAEVGLLPRSHGSALFQRGETQALALATLAPTDEAQNLDGYTGGETTKRFILHYNFPPFSVGETGRTGSTSRREIGHGALAERSIRPVIPAVDVFPYALRVSSEVMESNGSTSMASVCSGVMALLDAGVPLIRPVAGISVGLVTEFEGETMSRYSTLMDIIGSEDHFGDMDFKLCGTSEGVTGFQLDLKLPGLPHSILFQAIHEAKAGRGQILDVMASAIAGPRKELSKYAPRIETIKIAPDKIGLLIGPGGKTIKGIVAETGAEINIDDDGTVHIYSNNGDSLARAKQIINGMTKEIEIGETYQGRVVSIKEFGAFVEVLPGKDGLCHVSELADFRVNLVTDVVNMGDVIWVKCIGIDDKGRIKLSRKAAMKDRNEAAGAVVAETAGV from the coding sequence ATGTCACAAGCACCCCATCAAGTAACGGCTCTCGTTGGAGCCAATCCCATCACCATCGAAACTGGCAAAATTGCCAAGCTCGCCGACGGTGCCGTCATCGTCCGCAGCGGCGAAACCATCGTCATGGTTTCCGCCGTTTCCGCCACTTCCATTAAAGAAGGCCAGGACTTCTTCCCGCTGACCGTCGATTACCGTGAAAAAGCGGCTGCCGTCGGCAAATTCCCCGGTGGTTACTTTAAGCGCGAGGGCCGTCCTTCCGAGAAGGAAATCCTCACCGCCCGCATGACGGATCGCCCGTTGCGTCCGTTGTTCCCGAAAAATTATTTCTACGACACCCAGATCATCACCATCCTCCTCAGCGCGGACGGTGAAGTGGATCCCGATATGCTCAGCATCAACGGCGCTTCGGCGGCCCTGATGGTGTCCGATATTCCGTTCGCCGGCCCGATTGGTGCCGTGCGCGTCGGTCGCGTCGGTGGCGAATTTGTCGTCAACCCAACCAATGGCGAGATGCTCGAGAGCGACCTCGACCTCGTTTATGTCGGCACGCTCAATGACGTCATCATGATTGAAGGCGCGGCCAGCGAAATGCCGGAAGACGACTTCATCAAGGCCCTCGAATTCGCCCATATCGAAGCCGCCAAGCTCTGCCAGGCTCAAATCGAACTCGCCCGCATTGCTGGCAAGCCGAAACGTGCGGTCAAGCTGCTCGAAGTGAAAGACGATCTGCTCGAAATCGCCTATAGCGTCGCTGGTGATCGCATCGAAGCCGCCCTTTACACTCCGAGCAAAGTCGCTCGTGGCGTGGCCGTTGGCGCTTTGAAAACCGAAGTCACCGCCGCCATCCTCGAGAAATATCCCGAAGCGGGCAAATTCGAGATCGGCCAGGCCTTCGATTACCTTCAAAAGAAGGCATTCCGCAAATCCATCCTCGAGCGCAAAACTCGCTGCGACGGACGCGACCTCGTTTCCATCCGCACGCTTAGTGCCGAAGTTGGTTTGCTCCCGCGTTCGCACGGTTCCGCTCTCTTCCAGCGCGGTGAAACCCAGGCCCTCGCGCTCGCGACTTTGGCCCCAACCGACGAGGCGCAAAACCTCGACGGCTACACTGGCGGCGAGACGACCAAGCGTTTCATCCTGCATTACAACTTCCCGCCGTTTTCGGTCGGCGAAACTGGCCGCACTGGCTCCACTAGCCGCCGCGAAATCGGACACGGCGCACTTGCCGAGCGCTCCATTCGCCCGGTCATTCCAGCGGTCGATGTCTTCCCTTACGCCCTCCGCGTAAGCAGCGAAGTCATGGAATCCAATGGCTCCACTTCGATGGCGTCCGTCTGCTCCGGCGTGATGGCGTTGCTCGACGCTGGCGTTCCGTTGATTCGTCCCGTGGCGGGTATTTCCGTCGGACTCGTCACCGAGTTTGAAGGCGAAACCATGAGCCGCTATTCGACTTTGATGGATATCATCGGCTCCGAGGATCACTTCGGCGACATGGATTTCAAACTCTGTGGCACCAGCGAAGGTGTGACTGGATTCCAACTCGACTTGAAGCTCCCCGGCCTGCCTCACAGCATCCTCTTCCAGGCGATCCACGAGGCGAAAGCTGGCCGCGGCCAGATCCTCGATGTGATGGCTTCCGCCATTGCCGGTCCTCGCAAGGAACTCAGCAAATACGCTCCTCGCATCGAGACGATCAAGATCGCTCCCGACAAGATCGGCCTCCTCATCGGGCCTGGTGGCAAAACCATTAAGGGCATCGTCGCTGAGACCGGCGCTGAGATTAACATCGATGACGACGGCACCGTCCACATTTACTCGAACAACGGCGACAGCCTGGCTCGCGCCAAGCAGATCATCAACGGCATGACCAAGGAAATCGAGATCGGCGAGACCTACCAGGGCCGCGTCGTTTCGATCAAGGAATTCGGCGCTTTCGTCGAAGTTCTCCCTGGTAAAGACGGCCTCTGCCACGTTTCCGAGCTGGCCGACTTCCGCGTGAACCTCGTCACCGACGTGGTCAACATGGGCGACGTCATTTGGGTGAAATGCATCGGCATCGATGACAAGGGCCGCATCAAACTCAGCCGCAAAGCTGCGATGAAAGATCGCAACGAAGCCGCCGGCGCAGTCGTGGCCGAGACCGCAGGCGTCTAA
- the rpsO gene encoding 30S ribosomal protein S15 — MANTATPTDLKPFQLHEGDTGSADVQVALITSRITYLTEHLKTHTKDHHSRYGLLKLVAQRRSLLDYLKRTSAERYKNLIEKLNLRK, encoded by the coding sequence ATGGCAAACACCGCTACACCCACCGACCTCAAGCCTTTCCAATTGCACGAAGGCGACACTGGCAGCGCCGACGTTCAAGTCGCGCTCATCACCTCCCGCATCACTTACCTGACTGAGCACCTCAAAACGCACACCAAGGATCACCATTCCCGCTACGGTCTGCTCAAACTCGTCGCCCAGCGCCGCAGCTTGCTCGATTATCTGAAGCGCACCTCGGCTGAGCGTTACAAGAACCTCATCGAGAAGCTCAACCTCCGTAAGTAA
- the rseP gene encoding RIP metalloprotease RseP, protein MSIPEILKFVFILLEVVLIFNLMIIVHELGHFLAARWRGLVVEKFGIWFGKPLWKRTIGGVEYSLGTIPAGGFVALPQMAPMEVMEGKVETPREQLPPISALDKIIVAFAGPLFSVLLACVFALIVYTIGRPQNEGEVGTTIGFVAPDSSAEKAGLLPGDKVLTVDGERVKRFGGMSESISWNVIKSQGSTIDFVVERNGTQTKKTSKFEKQDHEIWQRAGFRTVGVGPAETPRIAKIAANSAAAKAGLQVKDYIVGINGQKVYSPEGLDQWLSANPLASVTFDVERDGKRLPIPIQVEGPQVETVMTNSPGQVAGVQPGDRVMAVDGKPVFSSYAVLNAVQAAKDQVLTLELKRNGAVSQVKVKPALPDRPKTIKNPMIGVGWAQDSLAGITWDGMGRVQMVHDGPITQLKAAGMTLVNTVNALFTKGSDVGLQHLSGPVGIMNVYYRLFQNEYGWQMALWFSVVLNVNLAIMNMLPIPVLDGGHITLALVEAARRRPVNTKVLVGLQTACAYVIMGFLAYVSFFDVGDIFGRRKIVFEHPAPAVSAAQK, encoded by the coding sequence ATGTCCATCCCTGAAATCCTGAAATTCGTCTTCATCCTGCTTGAAGTCGTCCTCATTTTTAACCTCATGATCATCGTCCATGAGCTCGGCCACTTTCTGGCGGCTCGCTGGCGCGGACTCGTGGTGGAAAAGTTTGGCATCTGGTTTGGCAAACCCCTTTGGAAACGCACCATCGGCGGCGTCGAATACAGCCTGGGCACGATTCCCGCAGGCGGATTTGTCGCCCTGCCGCAGATGGCTCCAATGGAAGTGATGGAGGGAAAAGTGGAAACGCCGCGCGAGCAATTGCCGCCGATTTCCGCGCTCGACAAGATCATCGTCGCCTTTGCCGGGCCGCTTTTCAGCGTGCTGCTGGCCTGTGTTTTTGCACTCATCGTTTACACGATTGGCCGTCCGCAAAACGAGGGCGAAGTCGGCACGACGATTGGATTTGTCGCGCCGGATTCTTCTGCGGAAAAAGCCGGACTGCTGCCGGGTGACAAAGTGCTCACAGTCGATGGCGAACGCGTCAAACGCTTCGGCGGCATGAGCGAAAGCATCAGTTGGAACGTGATCAAGAGCCAGGGCAGCACGATTGATTTCGTCGTTGAGCGCAATGGAACTCAGACCAAGAAGACCTCGAAATTTGAAAAACAGGACCACGAAATCTGGCAGCGCGCCGGGTTCCGCACCGTCGGCGTCGGTCCCGCCGAGACGCCGCGCATCGCCAAAATCGCCGCTAACTCTGCCGCCGCGAAGGCTGGTTTGCAGGTAAAAGATTACATCGTCGGCATCAACGGCCAGAAAGTTTACAGTCCGGAAGGACTCGACCAATGGCTGAGCGCGAACCCGCTGGCGTCGGTGACTTTCGATGTAGAGCGCGATGGGAAAAGGCTCCCGATCCCAATCCAAGTCGAAGGTCCGCAGGTCGAAACCGTGATGACCAACAGCCCCGGCCAAGTCGCCGGAGTGCAGCCCGGAGATCGCGTGATGGCGGTCGATGGCAAGCCGGTTTTCAGTTCTTATGCCGTGCTCAATGCCGTCCAGGCAGCGAAGGATCAGGTGCTCACACTCGAGTTAAAGCGCAATGGCGCGGTGAGTCAGGTCAAAGTCAAACCAGCGCTCCCGGATCGCCCAAAAACGATCAAAAACCCCATGATTGGCGTCGGCTGGGCTCAGGATTCGCTCGCGGGAATCACTTGGGACGGCATGGGCCGAGTCCAGATGGTGCATGATGGTCCGATCACGCAGTTGAAGGCAGCGGGGATGACTTTGGTCAACACGGTGAACGCGCTTTTCACCAAAGGATCGGACGTGGGCCTCCAGCATTTGTCGGGTCCGGTGGGCATCATGAATGTTTATTACCGGCTCTTTCAAAACGAATACGGCTGGCAGATGGCGCTCTGGTTTAGCGTCGTTTTGAACGTCAACTTGGCGATTATGAACATGCTGCCGATACCGGTTTTGGATGGGGGTCACATCACTTTGGCGCTGGTCGAGGCCGCGCGTCGTCGCCCGGTGAATACGAAAGTGCTCGTCGGCCTGCAGACCGCCTGCGCCTACGTGATCATGGGTTTTCTGGCCTACGTCAGCTTTTTCGATGTCGGCGATATTTTCGGCCGCCGAAAAATCGTTTTCGAGCACCCGGCTCCGGCAGTTTCTGCTGCGCAAAAATAG
- a CDS encoding 1-deoxy-D-xylulose-5-phosphate reductoisomerase, which yields MKRVVVLGATGSIGQSAMRIARQIPDRMRIVGMSAHVNGTRLSENAAEFHPTAVCLVDETKRGELSLPNGTQTFFGESGLIALATLPEADMVLIAIVGTGGLAPALAAIEAGKDIAVASKEILVMAGEIVMRKAREKGVRVLPVDSEHNAIFQCLENRDPATVRRLILTASGGPFRQTPQCDLARVTIEQALKHPTWDMGRKITIDSATLFNKGLEMIEARWLFDTPMSKVDVVVHPQSIIHSMVEFVDGSVLAQMSHSDMGFPIQYAVTYPDRLANNLRPLDFAALGQLTFEAPRTADFPALDLARAAGETGGTLPAVFNAANEVAVERFLSGAVSFPDIWRIVASVMQAHRPVANPDLPTILNADAEARAAAQTL from the coding sequence ATGAAGCGCGTCGTCGTTTTGGGCGCGACCGGCTCGATTGGGCAGAGCGCGATGCGGATTGCGCGCCAGATTCCGGATCGGATGCGGATTGTCGGAATGTCGGCCCATGTGAATGGAACTCGACTCTCCGAAAACGCAGCCGAGTTCCATCCGACTGCGGTTTGTCTGGTGGATGAAACGAAACGCGGCGAACTCTCGCTGCCGAATGGAACGCAGACATTTTTCGGTGAGTCGGGTTTGATCGCACTCGCCACGCTGCCTGAGGCCGACATGGTCCTCATCGCCATCGTCGGCACCGGCGGCCTCGCGCCCGCTCTGGCCGCCATCGAAGCGGGCAAGGACATTGCCGTCGCCAGCAAGGAAATCCTCGTCATGGCCGGTGAAATCGTCATGCGGAAGGCGCGCGAAAAAGGCGTTCGCGTGCTGCCAGTCGATAGCGAGCACAATGCCATTTTTCAATGTCTCGAAAACCGCGATCCTGCGACAGTTCGGCGACTCATTCTCACCGCATCCGGCGGTCCATTTCGCCAGACGCCGCAGTGCGATCTAGCTCGAGTTACCATCGAGCAAGCTCTCAAACATCCGACCTGGGACATGGGCCGCAAGATCACCATCGACTCCGCCACGCTCTTTAATAAAGGCCTCGAAATGATCGAGGCCCGCTGGCTTTTCGACACCCCGATGTCGAAGGTCGATGTCGTCGTTCATCCGCAAAGCATCATCCATTCGATGGTCGAATTTGTGGACGGCTCCGTTCTCGCGCAGATGAGCCACAGCGACATGGGATTCCCGATCCAATACGCCGTGACTTACCCCGACCGACTCGCGAATAACCTGCGTCCGCTCGACTTTGCCGCTCTCGGCCAGCTCACGTTTGAAGCGCCGCGCACGGCCGATTTTCCCGCGCTCGATCTCGCCCGCGCCGCCGGGGAAACCGGGGGAACGCTGCCTGCCGTCTTCAACGCCGCCAACGAAGTCGCAGTCGAACGTTTCCTCTCCGGCGCTGTCTCATTCCCCGACATCTGGCGGATCGTCGCCAGCGTCATGCAGGCGCACCGACCCGTTGCAAACCCCGACCTTCCCACTATCCTAAACGCCGACGCCGAAGCCCGCGCCGCTGCCCAAACTCTCTAA
- a CDS encoding phosphatidate cytidylyltransferase, with translation MTSSKKSIFFRRLASTLTLWVVILGTILMGWEPGIYLIISGLGLIALWEFFTMLDASQRPNFKIFGMICGLAMLTGGYYWSQRNGPPSAYDFELAILMCFMLGVFARQMFQKTRDPSPIETMAYTIFGLLYVVWLFSFIIKVVYIVPRNADHSIGGQFYLLYLLVVTKFSDMGAYITGSLIGKHKLVPHISPAKTWEGFFGALGFSLIASVGLWKLLPQKLSLLNLEHCIVLGLSLGFAAIIGDLGESLIKRSANVKDSGSFLPGIGGSLDLIDSLLFTAPLLYFYLRLVILPL, from the coding sequence ATGACCAGCTCCAAGAAATCCATTTTTTTCCGCCGGCTGGCCAGCACGCTCACTCTCTGGGTGGTGATCCTCGGGACGATCCTGATGGGCTGGGAGCCGGGGATTTATCTGATCATTTCCGGGCTGGGTCTGATCGCACTCTGGGAATTTTTTACGATGCTCGACGCGTCGCAGCGGCCCAATTTCAAGATCTTCGGCATGATCTGCGGCCTGGCCATGCTCACGGGAGGTTACTATTGGAGCCAAAGAAACGGCCCGCCGAGTGCCTACGATTTCGAGCTGGCGATCCTGATGTGCTTCATGCTCGGCGTGTTTGCGCGGCAGATGTTTCAGAAAACGCGCGACCCGTCGCCGATTGAGACGATGGCTTACACGATTTTCGGGCTGCTCTACGTCGTCTGGCTCTTCAGTTTCATCATCAAGGTCGTCTATATCGTCCCGCGCAATGCCGACCATTCGATTGGAGGTCAATTCTACCTGCTCTACCTGCTGGTCGTGACGAAATTTAGCGACATGGGCGCCTACATCACGGGCAGCCTGATCGGAAAACACAAGCTCGTGCCGCACATTAGCCCGGCGAAAACGTGGGAGGGTTTCTTCGGTGCGCTGGGCTTTTCGCTGATTGCCAGTGTCGGCTTGTGGAAGCTGCTGCCGCAGAAATTGTCGTTGCTAAACTTGGAGCACTGCATCGTGCTCGGGCTCTCGCTCGGTTTCGCGGCGATCATCGGTGACCTCGGCGAATCGCTCATCAAACGCAGCGCCAACGTGAAGGATTCCGGCAGTTTTCTCCCGGGAATCGGTGGTTCGCTGGACCTGATCGACAGCCTGCTTTTCACCGCGCCGCTGCTTTATTTCTACCTCCGGCTGGTCATCCTGCCGCTATGA
- a CDS encoding glutaredoxin family protein, with the protein MPEELVLYVKKTCPWCIAAESWLDQKGYAYREIDVNQSQASYSEMQKISGQRFVPTLVVGDKHLADFDTAQLEQFLKTEDIRPAK; encoded by the coding sequence ATGCCCGAAGAACTCGTTCTCTACGTCAAAAAAACCTGCCCCTGGTGCATCGCGGCGGAGAGCTGGCTCGATCAAAAAGGCTACGCCTATCGCGAGATCGATGTGAATCAGAGCCAGGCGAGTTACAGTGAAATGCAGAAAATTTCCGGTCAGCGCTTCGTTCCCACATTGGTCGTCGGCGACAAACACCTTGCCGATTTCGACACCGCCCAGCTTGAGCAATTTCTAAAAACGGAAGACATCCGGCCCGCGAAGTAA
- a CDS encoding DUF4870 domain-containing protein codes for MDTPPPPPLATGSDDKIWIILCHLSLIIGVGFILPLIVYFVKKQDSPLTAEHAREALNFHISVYLYAFVSFLLCFIFIGVPLLFILGIGSVICSIVACIKASDGQFYRYPLTLRFV; via the coding sequence ATGGACACGCCTCCCCCACCCCCGCTCGCCACCGGCAGCGATGATAAAATCTGGATCATCCTCTGCCATCTTTCGCTCATCATCGGAGTCGGATTTATCCTGCCGCTGATCGTTTATTTCGTAAAGAAACAGGACTCGCCACTCACCGCCGAACACGCCCGGGAAGCGCTGAATTTCCACATTAGCGTCTATCTTTACGCCTTCGTCTCATTCCTGCTCTGCTTCATCTTCATCGGAGTTCCGTTGTTATTCATCCTCGGCATCGGCTCTGTGATCTGCAGCATCGTCGCCTGCATTAAAGCCTCCGACGGCCAGTTCTATCGCTACCCGCTAACTCTTAGATTCGTCTAA
- a CDS encoding GNAT family N-acetyltransferase codes for MNLVIRPATPEDASKIASFNVALARETEQRTLNRRLVGVGVRTLLGEPKHGFYIVADNGKKIVGMAMITFEWSDWLNRQWWWLQSVYVDPAMRRQGVFSKIHGYIQEMAERQGNVAGIRLYVEKENRAALRSYRKLGLQPKSYRFLENPLPVKKAAPKKNDPPQPEVLAFDKHRNVRRI; via the coding sequence GTGAATCTGGTCATTCGCCCCGCCACTCCGGAAGACGCGTCGAAAATCGCGAGCTTCAATGTGGCTTTGGCGCGTGAAACCGAGCAGCGCACGCTCAATCGCCGGCTCGTCGGCGTGGGGGTGCGCACATTGTTAGGAGAACCGAAACACGGCTTCTACATCGTCGCCGACAACGGGAAAAAAATCGTGGGCATGGCCATGATCACTTTTGAATGGAGCGACTGGCTAAACCGTCAGTGGTGGTGGTTGCAGAGCGTCTATGTCGATCCCGCGATGCGTCGGCAGGGCGTCTTCAGCAAAATCCACGGCTACATTCAGGAAATGGCCGAGCGGCAGGGAAACGTGGCAGGCATCCGGCTCTACGTGGAGAAGGAAAATCGCGCGGCGCTGCGTTCCTATCGCAAGTTAGGATTACAACCTAAATCGTATCGGTTTTTAGAAAATCCGCTGCCTGTGAAAAAGGCAGCGCCGAAAAAAAATGATCCGCCGCAGCCGGAAGTCCTAGCGTTTGACAAACATCGGAATGTTAGACGAATCTAA
- a CDS encoding malate dehydrogenase, with product MKTPIKVAVTGAAGQIGYSLLFRIASGSMFGLDQPVELSLIEIAPGLGPLSGVVMELDDCAFPLLKKITATADLAEGFAGVNWALLVGSVPRKAGMERKDLLSINGGIFTGQGKAIAANAASDVRILVVGNPCNTNCLIAMNNAPSIPKDRWFAMTRLDENRAKSQLAQKAGVDVTEVTNVAIWGNHSATQYPDFTNAKIGGKPATEVISDRAWLEGDFISTVQKRGAAIIAARGSSSAASAANAVVDTVRSLTTPTPAGDWFSVAICSDGSYGVESGLMTSFPIRSNGSTWEIVQGVPVSEFSQGKIDLTINELKEEKALVAELL from the coding sequence ATGAAAACTCCCATCAAAGTCGCCGTCACTGGCGCAGCCGGCCAGATCGGCTACTCCCTTCTTTTTCGCATCGCATCGGGCTCCATGTTCGGCCTCGACCAGCCGGTGGAGTTGAGTTTGATCGAAATCGCCCCCGGCCTCGGACCCCTCAGCGGCGTCGTGATGGAACTCGACGATTGCGCGTTTCCGCTCTTGAAAAAAATCACCGCCACAGCCGATCTCGCGGAGGGTTTTGCCGGGGTGAATTGGGCGTTGCTCGTCGGCAGCGTTCCGCGCAAAGCGGGGATGGAGCGCAAGGATTTGCTCTCGATCAACGGCGGGATTTTCACCGGTCAGGGAAAAGCCATCGCGGCCAATGCGGCGTCCGACGTGCGCATTCTCGTCGTGGGAAATCCGTGCAATACGAATTGCCTGATCGCGATGAACAACGCTCCGTCCATCCCAAAGGATCGCTGGTTTGCCATGACCCGGCTCGATGAAAACCGCGCCAAATCGCAGCTTGCGCAGAAGGCGGGCGTCGATGTTACGGAGGTGACTAACGTTGCGATCTGGGGCAACCATTCGGCCACGCAATATCCCGATTTTACCAACGCCAAAATCGGCGGCAAACCAGCCACGGAAGTCATTTCGGATCGCGCCTGGCTGGAGGGCGACTTCATTTCCACCGTGCAGAAACGCGGGGCCGCCATCATCGCCGCGCGGGGCTCGTCGTCGGCGGCTTCGGCGGCGAATGCGGTCGTCGATACCGTGCGTTCGCTCACGACTCCGACTCCTGCGGGCGACTGGTTTTCGGTCGCGATCTGCTCCGATGGCAGCTATGGCGTGGAGTCGGGTTTGATGACTTCCTTCCCGATTCGCTCGAACGGCTCGACTTGGGAAATCGTCCAAGGAGTGCCGGTCAGTGAGTTCAGCCAAGGCAAAATTGATCTGACCATCAACGAATTGAAGGAAGAAAAAGCGCTCGTCGCCGAGCTTCTCTAA